The genomic segment CTGTCTGAGTCATCTTATTATTTCTCCTTGATCCCAATTTATTTTAATCTTAATATCTTGTTCAAGCTGTTGTTATAATCAAAGATAAAAAATTTTAGCCGTGATTACCAACTCTCAAACTCAAAGTATCACCCTAACCCCTAGCTATCGTTTACCCCTAGTCATTGTTGGCTTGGGTTTGGTTTTAGCTTTACTTAATCTCTGGTTGGGTTTTATTGTCGCTAGCTTTGGTTTATTTCTGATGTTACAAACAGCCACCATCAGACTAAGTTTTACACCTACACAATTAGAAGTATATCGCTCAGAACAAAAAATTCGTCAATTTCCTTATCAAGATTGGAGTAATTGGCGTATTTTCTGGACTCCTGTACCAATTTTATTTTATTTTCGCGAAGTTAACAGTATTCACTTCCTACCGATTATTTTCGATAGTCAGACTCTGAAATCTTGTCTAGAAAAATATTGTCCACTTTCAGAGTAAAAGATTGAGTTATCCACCTCTAAAAAGGTGGTTTCTCAACCTGTTACACTCACACAATAGGTAACAAAATGTTAATATAATCCTTTAAAGTAACAATCTATTGTGATTATCAGTCTAAAGATGGGAATAATCAATATAGATCAACTTGAGTTGTAAGCTTATGACATCTTATCCTTTATCTAATGAATATGATCCTTCTTCTGATTATGATTTAAATATAAATAGTGAAGCGCCGTTTATATTTAAAACGGATTTTCAGGGTTATATGGAGATGTTCAATCCTCCTGAGATAGTTAGTCAATATCTAGATCAACATGAGCAATGGTTTCCTGAATGCGCTCAACCTATGAAAGCGGAAGCTCTTGGGGATAATGGTTATACTCTGATTATCGGACGTTTTGGCTCTTTTG from the Gloeocapsa sp. DLM2.Bin57 genome contains:
- a CDS encoding DUF3119 family protein; amino-acid sequence: MLAVITNSQTQSITLTPSYRLPLVIVGLGLVLALLNLWLGFIVASFGLFLMLQTATIRLSFTPTQLEVYRSEQKIRQFPYQDWSNWRIFWTPVPILFYFREVNSIHFLPIIFDSQTLKSCLEKYCPLSE